In Nocardia asteroides, the following proteins share a genomic window:
- the mftR gene encoding mycofactocin system transcriptional regulator (MftR, the mycofactocin system transcriptional regulator, is an uncharacterized TetR family DNA-binding transcription factor. Its role is inferred by context. It occurs as part of the biosynthesis locus for mycofactocin, a partially characterized electron carrier derived from the terminal Val-Tyr dipeptide of the precursor peptide MftA, through a radical SAM enzyme-mediated process.) has protein sequence MSVPTPRAHRGRPPRTTRRELEVIAMRLFAEHGFDDVTVERIAAAAGVSERTFFRYFPSKAEVLWHQFDVEVEDLRDAFAAVPDDEPMMAAVRRIVVAANRYRAEDIPELRTRMLLVSGVPALSAGAGAHYDAWERAVGEFAARRLGTTANDLVPLAVGRTTLAAARAAFDAWLERGDTDLTVYLDRALSALERGFAPE, from the coding sequence ATGTCAGTCCCGACGCCGCGCGCTCATCGCGGTCGCCCCCCGCGCACCACGCGCCGCGAGCTCGAAGTGATCGCGATGCGGCTGTTCGCCGAGCACGGCTTCGACGACGTCACCGTGGAACGCATCGCCGCCGCGGCCGGCGTCAGCGAACGCACCTTCTTCCGGTACTTCCCCAGCAAGGCCGAGGTGCTGTGGCATCAGTTCGACGTCGAGGTCGAGGACCTGCGCGACGCCTTCGCCGCGGTACCCGACGACGAGCCGATGATGGCCGCGGTGCGCCGGATCGTGGTGGCCGCCAACCGCTATCGCGCCGAGGACATCCCCGAACTGCGGACCAGGATGCTGCTCGTCTCCGGTGTCCCCGCCCTGTCGGCCGGGGCGGGCGCGCACTACGACGCCTGGGAGCGCGCCGTCGGCGAGTTCGCCGCCCGCAGGCTCGGCACCACCGCGAACGACCTGGTCCCGCTGGCCGTCGGCCGGACGACGCTGGCCGCCGCGCGCGCCGCCTTCGACGCCTGGCTCGAGCGCGGTGACACCGACCTCACGGTCTATCTGGACCGCGCGCTGAGCGCCCTGGAACGCGGGTTCGCCCCGGAGTAG
- a CDS encoding STAS domain-containing protein, whose product MSEVSMSLSADSLPARPVDSLLPQLVDHLRQNRTVLREEWARRITEAQLLTAMTPEEIFSEATSIFDNYVEVLETGSVEALQAYARDLSERIVPRGVETDEILGIVLLLRDVLARSLFSKYQSNFEMLNQVLDAYEPAANRIANTVGVSFVQERERVISRQQEAIRELSTPVLQVREQLLILPIIGVLDSQRARQLTEQLLRAIRANRAKVVVIDITGVPAIDSVVANHLVQTVDASGLMGANVIITGLSSEIALTLVTIGLDLSKMNAVGDLQGGIEEAERLLGYEVSRVTERVGERDGR is encoded by the coding sequence ATGTCCGAGGTGTCCATGAGTCTTTCGGCGGATTCGCTGCCGGCACGACCGGTAGACAGTCTGCTGCCGCAACTGGTCGACCACCTCCGGCAGAACCGCACCGTCCTGCGCGAGGAATGGGCCCGCCGCATCACCGAGGCCCAGCTGCTCACCGCGATGACCCCGGAGGAGATCTTCTCCGAGGCCACCTCGATCTTCGACAACTACGTCGAGGTGCTCGAAACCGGTAGCGTCGAGGCACTGCAGGCCTACGCGCGGGATCTGTCCGAGCGCATCGTGCCCCGAGGCGTGGAGACCGACGAGATCCTGGGCATCGTGCTGCTGCTGCGCGACGTGCTGGCCCGCTCGCTGTTCTCGAAGTACCAGTCGAACTTCGAGATGCTCAACCAGGTGCTCGACGCCTACGAGCCCGCCGCCAACCGCATCGCCAACACCGTGGGCGTGTCGTTCGTGCAGGAGCGCGAGCGCGTCATCAGCCGCCAGCAGGAAGCCATCCGCGAGCTGTCGACCCCGGTGCTCCAGGTGCGTGAGCAGCTGCTCATCCTGCCGATCATCGGTGTGCTCGACTCCCAGCGCGCCCGCCAGCTCACCGAGCAGCTGCTGCGCGCCATCCGCGCCAACCGCGCCAAGGTGGTCGTCATCGACATCACCGGTGTGCCCGCGATCGACTCCGTGGTGGCCAACCACCTGGTGCAGACCGTCGACGCCTCCGGCCTGATGGGCGCCAACGTCATCATCACCGGCCTGTCCTCGGAGATCGCGCTCACCCTGGTCACCATCGGCCTCGACCTGTCGAAGATGAACGCGGTCGGCGACCTGCAGGGCGGTATCGAAGAGGCCGAGCGCCTGCTCGGCTACGAGGTGTCCCGGGTGACCGAGCGCGTCGGCGAGCGGGACGGACGCTGA
- a CDS encoding STAS domain-containing protein, translated as MPVPILKQGTYLIASVQSALTDADTERLQDDLMKQVSHYRATGIIVDVTAIDVMDSFAARSLRTIAHMTQLRGAETVIVGLQPEVAFAMVQLGLTFEDMHTALDLEEGLAWLNRLPRSRRDGRDSGR; from the coding sequence ATGCCGGTACCCATTCTCAAGCAGGGCACGTACCTGATCGCCTCGGTGCAGTCGGCCCTGACCGACGCCGACACCGAGCGGCTCCAGGACGACCTGATGAAGCAGGTCAGCCACTATCGGGCGACCGGCATCATCGTCGACGTGACCGCGATCGACGTCATGGACTCCTTCGCGGCCCGTTCGCTGCGGACCATCGCGCACATGACCCAGCTCCGCGGTGCCGAGACCGTCATCGTGGGACTACAGCCGGAGGTGGCCTTCGCCATGGTCCAGCTGGGTCTGACCTTCGAAGACATGCACACCGCGCTGGATCTGGAGGAAGGCCTCGCCTGGCTCAACCGGCTCCCGCGCAGTCGACGAGACGGTCGTGACAGTGGTCGCTGA
- a CDS encoding ATP-binding protein, which produces MVAEQVAIAVKVSEDIVTARQAGHELAAALGFTLTDRTMISTAISEIARNITSYAGSGEIRLLVDLREGRRSLVVQAEDQGPGIRDIPRALEDGYSTGRGLGLGLPGARRLMDGLTIDSAPGRGTLIEMWKWVPDGA; this is translated from the coding sequence GTGGTCGCTGAGCAGGTGGCCATCGCGGTCAAAGTGTCCGAGGACATCGTCACCGCCCGGCAGGCGGGTCACGAGCTGGCCGCTGCCCTGGGTTTCACCCTCACCGACCGCACCATGATCTCGACCGCGATCTCCGAGATCGCGCGCAACATCACCAGCTACGCGGGCAGCGGCGAGATCCGCCTGCTCGTCGATCTGCGCGAAGGCCGCCGCTCGCTGGTGGTCCAGGCCGAGGACCAGGGCCCCGGCATCCGGGACATCCCCCGGGCACTCGAGGACGGGTACTCCACCGGCCGCGGACTCGGGCTCGGGCTCCCCGGCGCGCGCAGGCTTATGGACGGCCTCACCATCGATTCCGCCCCCGGTCGCGGGACGTTGATCGAGATGTGGAAGTGGGTACCCGACGGTGCATGA
- a CDS encoding PP2C family serine/threonine-protein phosphatase — translation MHEDGIIGRTEWSAAGRALPGQDVSGDRAVVLDTGDGGALFAVLDGLGHGAAAADAADRAMVILADNRGEPLDVLMVLCHRAMVETRGAAVSLALIGPGETLQWLGVGNVESRLLTRGPAGSELRATMLLTGGIVGYRLPAHLQPQTLPIRAGDLLLMATDGIVSVGPESIDLARPATAIAGDVLARDAKDTDDALVLAARYRGPCP, via the coding sequence GTGCATGAAGACGGGATCATCGGCCGCACCGAATGGTCGGCGGCCGGTCGGGCACTGCCGGGACAGGACGTCTCCGGTGATCGCGCCGTCGTCCTCGACACCGGCGACGGCGGCGCGCTGTTCGCCGTGCTCGACGGACTCGGGCACGGCGCCGCCGCGGCCGACGCGGCCGACCGCGCGATGGTCATCCTGGCCGACAACCGCGGCGAACCACTGGACGTGCTGATGGTGCTGTGCCATCGCGCGATGGTCGAAACCCGCGGCGCCGCAGTCTCGTTGGCGCTGATCGGACCGGGCGAGACGCTGCAGTGGCTCGGCGTTGGCAATGTCGAGTCCCGGCTGCTCACGCGGGGCCCGGCCGGTTCGGAACTGCGGGCGACGATGCTGCTCACCGGCGGCATCGTCGGTTACCGGCTGCCCGCGCACCTGCAACCGCAGACCCTGCCGATCCGCGCGGGTGATCTGCTGCTGATGGCCACCGACGGCATCGTCTCAGTCGGCCCCGAATCGATCGATCTGGCCCGCCCCGCGACGGCCATCGCCGGCGACGTGCTCGCCCGCGACGCCAAGGACACCGACGACGCGCTGGTCCTCGCCGCCCGCTACCGCGGACCCTGCCCATGA
- a CDS encoding SpoIIE family protein phosphatase, producing MTAGLAAFLDDYSAALRRHVAAPGQAGLTEGYDLGRRALVEGISLLDLTEHHFRTVAEQVAAAPDSRVAEVALEFLLQTMAALDIATRGYLDGTRRYEQQRSRAEDLAGRDAFRTALVESLQDGFFVADEDGTIVEVNSAFGVLTGYGADAVPYRLPHPWALPERAGYPQIGTEASRFVLPIQHRDGRERWLEVSASSLVKQENNEQIFVGTVRDVTAEHDAQARDQAASRLATAVGAATSMVEVLSVGLDELRQTMGARTALVAVWPSRTGLPDVYSCGEPPSAAPGTDSPADTAQFVASPVQEVGGRVLLDEEVRSLLDRARRQPARGLSAVTGEDGGVEAVVAALGETGDAALWLRFGSPRAVNAADWALCSLLVGHLSVALQRARNFDQARATSLTLQRAMLGPIELPPRFSVHYEPALPPLEIGGDWYDVVPLRDGTIGVVVGDCVGRGLSAAVVMGQLRTAARALLLRGAGPAQLLAELDAVAARIPGAMCTTVCAAVLDPERGMVRYSNAGHMPPILAPPNGPGRMLEGGRAVPLATFDTPRRPEATTALPPGATLVLFTDGLVEQRGIDIDEGFVKIAGVLSETGAALPRDVADAVLSRLCPPAGYDDDVAMVVYRQPPEPLRLDIPAAAAELTGLRRNLYRWFATAAVPHDLAADLVAAANEACSNSVEHAYRDTEPGRVTLTATCEGNRVVIEITDFGTWVPTPTDPGFRGRGVEMMRVLTEDLEFGHDEKGTRVRMWVTLPSITFPTANPLRGSTRGPGQQVTPSIR from the coding sequence ATGACCGCTGGCCTGGCCGCATTTCTGGACGACTACTCGGCAGCCCTGCGCCGCCATGTCGCCGCGCCCGGCCAGGCCGGCCTCACGGAGGGCTACGACCTCGGCAGGCGGGCTCTCGTGGAGGGCATCAGCCTGCTCGACCTCACCGAGCACCACTTCCGCACGGTCGCCGAGCAGGTGGCCGCCGCCCCGGACAGCCGCGTCGCCGAGGTGGCGCTGGAGTTCCTGCTGCAGACGATGGCCGCGCTCGACATCGCCACCCGCGGCTATCTGGACGGCACCCGCCGCTACGAGCAGCAGCGTTCGCGCGCGGAGGATCTGGCCGGTCGCGACGCCTTCCGGACCGCGCTGGTCGAGTCACTGCAGGACGGGTTCTTCGTCGCCGACGAGGACGGCACCATCGTCGAGGTGAACTCCGCCTTCGGCGTGCTCACCGGCTACGGCGCCGACGCGGTCCCCTACCGGCTGCCGCATCCGTGGGCGCTGCCCGAGCGCGCCGGATATCCCCAGATCGGTACGGAGGCTTCGCGTTTCGTGCTGCCGATCCAGCACCGGGACGGGCGCGAACGCTGGCTCGAGGTGAGTGCGAGCTCCCTGGTGAAGCAGGAGAACAACGAGCAGATCTTCGTCGGCACTGTGCGCGACGTGACCGCCGAGCACGACGCGCAGGCCCGCGATCAGGCGGCCTCGCGACTGGCCACCGCGGTCGGCGCGGCGACGAGCATGGTGGAGGTGCTGTCGGTCGGGCTCGACGAACTGCGCCAGACGATGGGGGCGCGCACGGCGCTCGTCGCGGTCTGGCCGAGCCGGACCGGGCTGCCCGACGTGTACTCGTGCGGCGAGCCGCCGTCGGCCGCCCCCGGCACCGACTCCCCTGCCGATACCGCGCAATTCGTGGCCTCGCCGGTGCAGGAGGTGGGCGGCCGGGTCCTCCTGGACGAGGAGGTGCGCAGCCTGCTGGACCGCGCGCGCCGTCAGCCCGCCCGCGGCCTGTCCGCCGTCACCGGCGAGGACGGCGGCGTCGAGGCCGTCGTCGCGGCGCTCGGCGAGACCGGCGACGCGGCGCTGTGGCTGCGGTTCGGTTCGCCCCGCGCGGTCAACGCGGCGGACTGGGCGCTGTGCTCGCTGCTGGTGGGACATCTCAGCGTCGCGCTGCAGCGCGCCCGCAACTTCGATCAGGCCCGCGCCACCTCGCTCACCCTGCAGCGCGCCATGCTCGGCCCGATCGAGCTGCCGCCGCGCTTCTCGGTGCACTACGAGCCCGCGCTGCCGCCGCTCGAGATCGGCGGCGACTGGTACGACGTGGTCCCGCTGCGCGACGGCACCATCGGCGTGGTGGTCGGCGACTGCGTCGGCCGTGGCCTGTCGGCGGCGGTGGTGATGGGCCAATTGCGCACGGCCGCACGGGCTCTGCTGCTGCGCGGCGCCGGTCCGGCGCAGCTGCTCGCCGAGCTCGACGCCGTCGCGGCCCGGATTCCGGGCGCCATGTGCACCACGGTGTGCGCCGCGGTCCTCGACCCCGAACGCGGCATGGTCCGCTACTCGAACGCGGGTCACATGCCGCCGATCCTGGCGCCGCCCAATGGGCCGGGCCGCATGCTCGAGGGTGGACGCGCGGTGCCGCTGGCCACCTTCGATACCCCGCGCAGGCCCGAGGCCACCACCGCGCTGCCCCCTGGCGCGACCCTGGTGCTGTTCACCGACGGCCTGGTGGAACAGCGCGGGATCGACATCGACGAGGGTTTCGTCAAGATCGCCGGCGTGCTCAGCGAGACGGGGGCGGCGCTGCCCCGCGATGTGGCCGACGCGGTGCTCTCGCGCCTGTGTCCGCCCGCGGGCTACGACGACGACGTCGCCATGGTGGTCTACCGGCAGCCGCCCGAGCCGCTGCGCCTCGACATCCCCGCCGCCGCGGCGGAACTGACCGGCCTGCGCCGCAATCTCTACCGCTGGTTCGCGACCGCCGCCGTCCCGCACGATCTGGCCGCCGATCTGGTCGCCGCCGCCAACGAGGCGTGCAGCAACAGCGTCGAGCACGCCTACCGCGACACCGAGCCGGGCCGGGTCACCCTCACCGCCACCTGCGAGGGCAACCGGGTGGTCATCGAGATCACCGATTTCGGCACCTGGGTGCCCACCCCGACCGACCCCGGTTTCCGCGGGCGCGGCGTGGAGATGATGCGCGTGCTCACCGAGGATCTGGAATTCGGGCACGACGAGAAAGGCACCCGCGTCCGGATGTGGGTCACCCTGCCCTCGATCACTTTCCCGACGGCCAATCCGCTGCGCGGATCGACCCGCGGCCCGGGCCAGCAGGTCACCCCGTCGATTCGGTAG
- a CDS encoding flavin-containing monooxygenase — MTDSPRHVRVAIIGAGFAGLGVAIRLRRLGITDMVVFERAGDVGGTWRDNTYPGAGCDVPSQLYSYSFAPNPNWTHSFSTQPEIQQYVQDVVDRHGIRESILLDCEVTGARWNAETARWDIHTTRGAFTADITVSAAGPLSAPKLPDIKGISEFRGPLFHSARWDHEADLTGKRVAVVGTGASAIQIVPAIADRVGQLSLYQRSAPWVLPRLGHRYTRAERLWYRHVPGAQRVARTAVYWVRESFVLWQSKYPPLADFFSAGARLKMWQVLRDPVLRRKVTPDHRLGCKRMLISNEYYPALARDNVEVVTDAVTEITAQSIVAADGTEREVDAIVFATGFRITDSPTYDLISGRDGRTLAEVFDAEGLAVYKGTTIANFPNLFLMIGPNAALSYTSAVFTIESQINYIAAAIETMDARGLATVEVRAQAQRDYNRELQTKFAGTVWNGGDCTSWFVDEKGNQSRLWPDFSFRFHRMLRSFDVAAYDTTMLGDPVAPNS; from the coding sequence GTGACCGACTCGCCGCGCCACGTGCGGGTGGCGATCATCGGCGCGGGATTCGCCGGGCTCGGCGTGGCCATCCGGCTGCGCCGGCTCGGGATCACCGACATGGTGGTGTTCGAACGGGCAGGCGATGTCGGCGGCACCTGGCGCGACAACACCTACCCCGGTGCCGGCTGCGACGTGCCGTCGCAGCTGTACTCGTACTCGTTCGCCCCGAATCCGAACTGGACGCACTCCTTCTCGACCCAGCCGGAGATCCAGCAGTACGTGCAGGACGTGGTGGACCGGCACGGGATCCGCGAGTCGATCCTGCTCGACTGCGAGGTGACCGGCGCGCGCTGGAACGCCGAGACCGCGCGCTGGGACATCCACACCACCCGGGGCGCGTTCACCGCCGACATCACGGTGTCGGCCGCGGGTCCGCTCAGCGCGCCCAAACTGCCGGACATCAAGGGCATCAGCGAGTTTCGCGGCCCGCTGTTCCACTCGGCACGCTGGGATCACGAGGCCGACCTCACCGGCAAGCGGGTCGCGGTGGTCGGCACCGGCGCCTCGGCCATCCAGATCGTGCCCGCGATCGCGGACCGGGTCGGGCAGCTGTCGCTGTATCAGCGCAGCGCGCCGTGGGTGCTGCCGCGCCTGGGCCACCGGTACACCCGGGCCGAACGCCTCTGGTACCGGCACGTGCCGGGCGCGCAGCGGGTGGCCCGCACCGCGGTGTACTGGGTGCGCGAGTCGTTCGTGCTGTGGCAGTCGAAGTACCCGCCGCTGGCCGACTTCTTCTCGGCCGGTGCCCGCCTGAAGATGTGGCAGGTGCTGCGGGATCCGGTACTGCGCCGCAAGGTCACCCCGGACCACCGGCTCGGCTGCAAGCGCATGCTGATCTCGAACGAGTACTACCCGGCCCTGGCCAGGGACAATGTCGAGGTCGTCACCGACGCGGTCACCGAGATCACGGCACAGTCGATCGTCGCGGCCGACGGCACCGAACGCGAGGTCGACGCGATCGTCTTCGCGACCGGGTTCCGGATCACCGACTCGCCGACCTACGACCTGATCAGCGGCCGGGACGGGCGCACCCTGGCGGAGGTGTTCGACGCCGAGGGCCTGGCCGTCTACAAGGGCACGACCATCGCGAACTTTCCCAATCTGTTCCTGATGATCGGTCCCAACGCGGCATTGAGCTACACCTCGGCGGTGTTCACCATCGAATCGCAGATCAACTACATCGCCGCCGCGATCGAGACGATGGACGCACGGGGACTGGCGACCGTGGAAGTGCGCGCACAGGCTCAGCGTGACTACAACCGGGAATTGCAGACGAAATTCGCCGGCACGGTCTGGAACGGCGGCGACTGCACCAGCTGGTTCGTCGACGAAAAAGGAAATCAGTCCCGGCTCTGGCCGGATTTCAGTTTCCGGTTCCATCGCATGCTGCGGTCTTTCGACGTCGCGGCCTATGACACCACGATGCTCGGGGATCCGGTCGCGCCGAATTCCTGA
- a CDS encoding flavin-containing monooxygenase — MSSNDTTTVTGELPGDTAPRSHVRVLIIGSGLSGLGTAIRLSQHGVTDYVVVERGADVGGTWRDNTYPGAGCDVPSQLYSYSFALNPNWSRSFSPQAEIEQYLREVADRYGVRDKHVFDCAMTAARWNDTDGHWEVDTTKAAYTADFVVSAAGVLAEPNLPDIKGISSFEGEIFHSARWNHDASLAGKKVAVIGTGSSAVQIVPSIAPEVEHLDVYQRTATWVMPQLARPYLWPERFAFRHIPGLQRLARGFIYLARELFVITQVKYPRTGLLLEAVGRAKMRWEIRDPQLRRKVLPEHRLGCKRMLVSNKFYPALDRDNVDLVTDGIAEVRANSIVTEDGTEREVDAIVLATGFHVADSPTFNLYTGRDGRTVSEAADAEGYQMYKGTTVANFPNMFFMLGANSGLNYTSLIYIIESQINYVVDAIATMQARNLRSFEVKVDVQRAYNRALEPKMARTVWVTGGCTSWFLDKHGNNSALWPDYSFKYRRLVRRFDIEAYDTTARAR; from the coding sequence GTGAGCAGTAACGACACCACCACCGTCACCGGCGAGCTACCCGGTGACACCGCCCCCCGGAGCCACGTCCGGGTCCTGATCATCGGCAGCGGCCTGTCCGGGCTGGGTACCGCGATCCGGCTGAGCCAGCACGGGGTCACCGACTACGTCGTCGTCGAACGCGGCGCCGACGTGGGTGGCACCTGGCGCGACAACACCTACCCGGGCGCGGGCTGCGACGTGCCCTCGCAGCTGTACTCGTACTCGTTCGCGCTGAACCCGAACTGGTCGCGCTCGTTCTCCCCGCAGGCCGAGATCGAGCAGTACCTGCGCGAGGTCGCCGACCGCTACGGCGTGCGCGACAAGCACGTCTTCGACTGCGCGATGACCGCGGCGCGGTGGAACGACACCGACGGGCACTGGGAGGTCGACACCACCAAGGCCGCCTACACCGCGGACTTCGTCGTGTCGGCGGCCGGCGTGCTCGCCGAACCGAATCTGCCCGACATCAAAGGCATCTCGAGCTTCGAGGGCGAGATCTTCCACTCCGCGCGGTGGAACCACGACGCGAGCCTGGCGGGCAAGAAGGTCGCCGTCATCGGTACCGGCTCCTCGGCGGTGCAGATCGTGCCGTCGATCGCGCCCGAGGTCGAGCACCTCGACGTGTACCAGCGCACCGCCACCTGGGTGATGCCGCAGCTGGCCCGGCCCTACCTGTGGCCCGAACGCTTCGCCTTCCGTCACATCCCCGGCTTGCAGCGGCTGGCCCGCGGCTTCATCTACCTGGCCCGGGAACTGTTCGTGATCACCCAGGTGAAGTACCCGCGCACCGGTCTGCTGCTGGAAGCGGTGGGCCGGGCGAAGATGCGCTGGGAGATCCGCGACCCGCAGCTGCGGCGCAAGGTGCTGCCCGAGCACCGCCTCGGCTGCAAGCGGATGCTGGTGTCCAACAAGTTCTATCCCGCCCTGGACCGCGACAACGTCGACCTGGTGACCGACGGCATCGCCGAGGTGCGGGCGAACTCGATCGTCACCGAGGACGGCACCGAGCGCGAGGTCGACGCGATCGTGCTGGCCACCGGCTTCCACGTCGCCGATTCGCCGACGTTCAACCTCTACACCGGACGCGACGGGCGCACGGTCTCGGAGGCGGCCGACGCCGAGGGCTACCAGATGTACAAGGGCACCACGGTGGCCAACTTCCCCAACATGTTCTTCATGCTGGGCGCCAACTCCGGGCTGAACTACACCTCGCTGATCTACATCATCGAGTCCCAGATCAACTACGTGGTCGACGCCATCGCCACCATGCAGGCGCGCAACCTGCGCTCGTTCGAGGTGAAGGTCGACGTGCAGCGCGCCTACAACCGCGCGCTGGAGCCGAAGATGGCCCGCACCGTGTGGGTCACCGGCGGCTGCACCAGCTGGTTCCTGGACAAGCACGGCAACAACTCCGCGCTGTGGCCCGACTACAGCTTCAAGTACCGGCGCCTGGTCCGCCGGTTCGACATCGAGGCCTACGACACCACGGCGCGGGCCCGGTGA
- a CDS encoding hydroxymethylglutaryl-CoA synthase, with translation MTHTLPVGIHDLSFATTHYALDHAVLAERLGVDRDKFYLGIGQEKMSVAAADEDIVTIAAAAAAPILERHGTDNIRTVLLATETGVDQSKAAALYLHSLIGLPNAARVVELKQACYGGTAGLQFAAGLIARDPAQRVLVIAADIAKYDLDSPGEPTQGAAAVAMLVTANPAILQLDPQSGLYSADIMDFWRPNYRSAAIVDGKTSVNAYQKAAQEAWTDYRRQGGRDLGEFAAFCYHQPFTKMAYKAHRHLLESQGHTADAAAIEAAIGDTTRYNRTVGNSYTASLYLGLAALLDHAGDLTDRALAMISYGSGSVAEFFSGTVQPGYREHLRTAANRAAIDSRELIGYEHYRQLHEAGSPSDGAYHAMAEETRRPYRLAAVSGHKRIYEAR, from the coding sequence ATGACGCACACACTGCCGGTCGGTATCCACGACCTTTCGTTCGCCACCACCCACTACGCCCTCGACCACGCCGTCCTCGCCGAACGCCTCGGCGTGGATCGCGACAAGTTCTACCTGGGCATCGGCCAGGAGAAGATGAGCGTCGCCGCGGCCGACGAGGACATCGTCACCATCGCCGCCGCGGCCGCGGCGCCCATCCTGGAGCGGCACGGCACCGACAACATCCGCACCGTGCTGCTGGCCACCGAGACCGGTGTGGACCAGTCCAAAGCCGCCGCGCTGTACCTGCATTCGCTGATCGGGCTGCCCAACGCCGCGCGGGTGGTCGAGCTCAAGCAGGCCTGCTACGGCGGTACCGCGGGCCTGCAGTTCGCGGCGGGCCTGATCGCCCGTGACCCCGCCCAGCGGGTGCTGGTGATCGCGGCCGACATCGCCAAGTACGACCTCGACTCCCCGGGTGAGCCCACCCAGGGCGCCGCGGCCGTCGCGATGCTGGTCACCGCGAATCCGGCCATCCTGCAACTGGATCCGCAGTCCGGGCTCTACAGCGCCGACATCATGGACTTCTGGCGGCCCAACTACCGTAGCGCCGCCATCGTCGACGGCAAGACCTCGGTCAACGCCTACCAGAAGGCGGCCCAGGAGGCCTGGACCGACTACCGCCGCCAGGGCGGGCGCGACCTCGGCGAGTTCGCCGCGTTCTGCTACCACCAGCCCTTCACCAAGATGGCCTACAAGGCGCACCGCCACCTGCTGGAGAGCCAGGGCCACACCGCCGACGCCGCCGCGATCGAGGCCGCCATCGGCGACACCACCCGCTACAACCGCACGGTCGGCAACAGCTACACCGCGTCGCTGTACCTGGGCCTGGCCGCGCTGCTCGACCACGCGGGCGACCTCACCGACCGGGCACTGGCGATGATCAGCTACGGCTCCGGCAGCGTCGCCGAATTCTTCAGCGGCACCGTGCAGCCCGGCTACCGCGAGCACCTGCGCACCGCGGCCAACCGGGCCGCCATCGACTCGCGCGAACTGATCGGCTACGAGCACTACCGGCAGCTGCACGAGGCCGGTTCGCCCAGCGACGGCGCCTACCACGCCATGGCGGAGGAGACCCGGCGCCCGTACCGGCTCGCCGCCGTATCCGGCCACAAACGCATCTACGAAGCCCGCTGA